The Rhododendron vialii isolate Sample 1 chromosome 6a, ASM3025357v1 genome includes a window with the following:
- the LOC131329780 gene encoding heavy metal-associated isoprenylated plant protein 47-like isoform X1, with protein sequence MTQKIVIKVELSSHKLKVKAMEIASVTDGVTSIAVGEGKDQVVVIGERVDPVKLTRTIRKKVSRNAILILVEEVKPKKDDPEPSVPLPYPYQYYPPLAYTYYSI encoded by the exons ATGACG CAGAAGATTGTTATTAAGGTGGAATTGAGTAGCCataaactcaaagtaaaagccatggaGATTGCTTCTGTCACAGATG GGGTGACATCAATTGCAGTTGGAGAAGGAAAAGATCAGGTGGTGGTGATTGGGGAGAGAGTGGATCCGGTTAAGCTAACCCGCACAATCAGGAAGAAGGTCAGCCGCAACGCCATCTTAATCCTCGTGGAAGAAGTGAAACCCAAAAAAGATGATCCGGAGCCTTCAGTTCCATTACCCTACCCTTATCAATATTATCCGCC
- the LOC131329683 gene encoding uncharacterized protein LOC131329683: protein MGGSVGYVDYCESDELSLIELFNMVLEFGSKFSAINFYTWVSGGLRILKTDLDAMGLRSLVDKDRVVKVFSVEEKEDKVYGELYVGAQESQVGRPNKPKRTEVKVSDSRISLPRWTGPFPKTMGSLNKGMTQPKSIGISSRYMPQDKTMGTPKNAKAQSKPINVCNKGKGKTKVQDVVIQDMVDVQVDEEGDSDEYDLDSDTSDEDEVFYDSDYGLTDDDELFEQNVDKYVEFGGLNKKNTLSIDADYAAVIEEMADIEGGIDDSSDELNSGYNSSDEEGGSRKQERKYTIFNEKTEMDNPVFEVGMEFKTHDLIANAVKEYSILHGKKIKFLKNDREKVRAKCQDGYDWLIYASYVPSDAVYRVKRYDAVHNCVRSFHVPWVSTKWILDKYCDRIRSNPTWPIKSLAETIEKERTVKVSIQKVYRAKQMALELIQGSAEEQFQQLWGYVEEVRSSNPGTTIKMKVKLNTRFGNFAKFKRLNICWGALKKGFLEGCRPLIGLDGCHLKGPQGGILLTAVGIDSNNCIYPFAYAVVEQEKYKTWNWFLELLIEDLNIQNSHSFTIMSDKQKGLIEAVQNLLPNAPHRFCVRHLYNNFKLEFKGLALKDILWKAARATTIPQFNNAMEEMHQMDKMAYDWLCKRPPINWSRSHFSTYTKCDILLNNLCESFNSSILLARDKPIISMLEAIRVILMETIVKKRDAMKRCKWPVCPKIFKIVEKLKTNSEGWIPKWQGSANLKFMGLIICSTRST, encoded by the coding sequence ATGGGGGGCAGTGTAGGCTATGTTGATTATTGTGAAAGTGATGAACTCTCTTTAATTGAACTCTTCAATATGGTACTTGAATTTGGTTCAAAGTTTTCAGCCATTAACTTTTACACTTGGGTTAGTGGTGGCTTAAGAATTCTAAAAACAGACTTAGATGCAATGGGGCTACGTTCATTGGTTGATAAAGATAGGGTGGTGAAGGTTTTTTCtgttgaagaaaaagaagataaagtgTATGGGGAATTGTATGTGGGGGCCCAAGAGAGTCAAGTTGGCAGACCTAATAAGCCCAAAAGGACTGAGGTTAAAGTTTCAGACTCTAGAATATCACTGCCCAGATGGACTGGCCCTTTTCCTAAAACCATGGGCTCACTCAATAAGGGCATGACACAGCCCAAATCCATAGGGATATCCAGTAGGTATATGCCACAGGACAAAACCATGGGGACCCCAAAAAATGCCAAGGCCCAGTCCAAACCCATTAATGTCTGCAATAAAGGTAAGGGCAAGACCAAAGTCCAGGATGTAGTAATTCAGGATATGGTGGATGTGCAAGTGGATGAAGAGGGTGACAGTGATGAGTATGACCTAGATTCAGACACCTCTGATGAAGATGAAGTTTTTTATGATAGTGATTATGGGTTAACTGATGATGATGAACTGTTTGAGCAAAACGTTGACAAATATGTAGAATTTGGTGGGTTGAACAAGAAAAATACTTTGAGTATAGATGCTGATTATGCTGCAGTAATAGAGGAAATGGCTGATATAGAAGGTGGTATTGATGATTCCTCTGATGAACTCAATAGTGGGTATAACTCCTCAGATGAAGAAGGAGGGTCTAGAAAACAAGAGAGAAAGTACACAATTTTCAATGAGAAGACTGAGATGGACAATCCTGTGTTCGAGGTTGGGATGGAGTTTAAGACTCATGACCTAATTGCAAATGCAGTTAAAGAGTACTCAATTTTACATGGAAAGAAGATTAAATTCCTAAAAAATGATAGGGAAAAGGTGAGGGCAAAATGCCAAGACGGTTATGATTGGCTCATCTATGCATCTTATGTCCCTAGTGATGCTGTGTATAGGGTGAAAAGGTATGATGCAGTGCATAACTGCGTTAGGTCTTTCCATGTACCATGGGTCAGTACCAAATGGATATTGGACAAGTATTGTGACAGGATTAGAAGTAACCCTACGTGGCCAATCAAGTCTCTGGCCGAAActatagaaaaagaaaggactGTGAAAGTAAGTATCCAAAAGGTCTATAGGGCTAAGCAGATGGCTTTGGAGTTGATTCAAGGTAGTGCTGAAGAGCAATTTCAGCAACTGTGGGGATATGTGGAAGAGGTAAGGTCTTCAAATCCTGGAACAACAATTAAAATGAAAGTGAAATTGAATACTAGGTTTGGGAATTTTGCAAAGTTCAAGAGGTTGAATATTTGTTGGGGTGCATTGAAGAAAGGGTTCTTGGAGGGATGTAGGCCATTGATAGGATTGGATGGGTGCCATTTGAAAGGGCCACAAGGTGGCATTCTCTTGACAGCTGTTGGCATTGATTCCAACAACTGCATTTACCCCTTTGCATATGCAGTGGTAGaacaagaaaaatacaagacATGGAACTGGTTTCTTGAGCTACTGATAGAAGACCTTAACATACAAAATTCTCATAGTTTTACAATTATGAGTGACAAGCAAAAAGGTCTAATTGAGGCTGTTCAGAATCTGTTACCAAATGCTCCTCATAGGTTCTGTGTTAGGCACTTGTACAATAATTTCAAGCTGGAGTTCAAAGGTTTGGCCCTCAAAGATATATTGTGGAAGGCAGCTAGAGCAACTACAATTCCACAGTTCAATAATGCTATGGAAGAGATGCACCAGATGGACAAAATGGCATATGATTGGTTATGTAAGAGGCCCCCAATCAATTGGAGTAGATCCCATTTCAGCACATACACTAAGTGTGACATCCTCTTGAATAACCTATGTGAGAGTTTCAATTCAAGCATCTTACTGGCCAGGGACAAGCCTATAATTAGTATGCTAGAGGCCATAAGGGTAATTTTGATGGAAACAATTGTCAAGAAGAGGGATGCAATGAAGAGATGCAAGTGGCCAGTGTGTCCaaagattttcaaaatagtGGAGAAGCTGAAAACAAATTCTGAAGGGTGGATACCAAAGTGGCAGGGCAGTGCCAATTTGAAGTTTATGGGCCTAATAATATGCAGTACAAGGTCCActtga
- the LOC131329780 gene encoding heavy metal-associated isoprenylated plant protein 47-like isoform X2, translated as MTKIVIKVELSSHKLKVKAMEIASVTDGVTSIAVGEGKDQVVVIGERVDPVKLTRTIRKKVSRNAILILVEEVKPKKDDPEPSVPLPYPYQYYPPLAYTYYSI; from the exons ATGACG AAGATTGTTATTAAGGTGGAATTGAGTAGCCataaactcaaagtaaaagccatggaGATTGCTTCTGTCACAGATG GGGTGACATCAATTGCAGTTGGAGAAGGAAAAGATCAGGTGGTGGTGATTGGGGAGAGAGTGGATCCGGTTAAGCTAACCCGCACAATCAGGAAGAAGGTCAGCCGCAACGCCATCTTAATCCTCGTGGAAGAAGTGAAACCCAAAAAAGATGATCCGGAGCCTTCAGTTCCATTACCCTACCCTTATCAATATTATCCGCC
- the LOC131329773 gene encoding uncharacterized protein LOC131329773 isoform X2 codes for MIPSQQNAFSGSQASTSQPHFAGFTEAYTAPSFSQIPGMVSGSSSFHVPPSVAYNEDYDLVSPQVAASSSQPWYFDSGATNHITHSIQNLAHPQPAVMNDGIMVGNGSHLQASHTGQTYRQNLVQGALPQGSLAHSDLL; via the exons ATGATACCCTCACAGCAGAATGCATTTTCTGGTTCTCAGGCTTCCACATCACAGCCTCATTTTGCTGGTTTTACTGAGGCCTACACTGCTCCATCCTTTTCTCAGATTCCTGGCATGGTTTCAGGCAGCTCCTCATTTCATGTTCCACCATCAGTTGCCTATAATGAGGATTATGATTTAGTTTCACCACAAGTTGCTGCTTCTTCTTCCCAACCATGGTACTTTGATAGTGGGGCAACAAATCACATCACCCACAGTATTCAGAATCTTGCTCATCCTCAACCTGCTGTTATGAATGATGGCATCATGGTTGGTAATGGATCTCATCTTCAAGCCTCTCATACTG GACAAACTTACCGACAAAATCTTGTACAAGGGGCCTTGCCACAGGGGTCTTTAGCCCATTCTGACCTCCTCTGA
- the LOC131329773 gene encoding uncharacterized protein LOC131329773 isoform X1, giving the protein MIPSQQNAFSGSQASTSQPHFAGFTEAYTAPSFSQIPGMVSGSSSFHVPPSVAYNEDYDLVSPQVAASSSQPWYFDSGATNHITHSIQNLAHPQPAVMNDGIMVGNGSHLQASHTDADWAGNRLDRRSTTGYCFVFGFQLSVLVC; this is encoded by the exons ATGATACCCTCACAGCAGAATGCATTTTCTGGTTCTCAGGCTTCCACATCACAGCCTCATTTTGCTGGTTTTACTGAGGCCTACACTGCTCCATCCTTTTCTCAGATTCCTGGCATGGTTTCAGGCAGCTCCTCATTTCATGTTCCACCATCAGTTGCCTATAATGAGGATTATGATTTAGTTTCACCACAAGTTGCTGCTTCTTCTTCCCAACCATGGTACTTTGATAGTGGGGCAACAAATCACATCACCCACAGTATTCAGAATCTTGCTCATCCTCAACCTGCTGTTATGAATGATGGCATCATGGTTGGTAATGGATCTCATCTTCAAGCCTCTCATACTG atgcagattgggcaggaAATAGACTGGACCGAAGGTCAACAACTggttattgttttgtttttgggttccAACTTAGTGTCCTGGTGTGCTAA
- the LOC131329764 gene encoding uncharacterized protein At4g26485-like, with product MELGIPIFPCADDKEEKSIKHYSSNQKIMLVGEGDFSFAACLATAFGSAENMVATSLDSKELLMIKHPTASANLEKLEGLGCTILHQVDAKTLSHDPRLVSKLFDRIVFNFPHAGFTLREHDAYQIELHQNVVKGFLRSAHHMLEKDGEIDITHKTAYPFNKWEIEKLAEEVGLCLVDEIGFSRYHYPGYVNKRGDGHRSDCTFPVGECSTFRFAKP from the exons atggaattggGTATTCCTATTTTTCCTTGTGCGGATGATAAAGAAGAGAAAAGTATAAAGCACTATAGCAGCAATCAGAAGATAATGCTGGTGGGGGAGGGAGATTTCTCATTTGCTGCTTGCTTAGCCACAGCTTTTGGATCTGCTGAGAACATGGTTGCTACCTCTCTCGACTCCAAAG AGTTGCTGATGATAAAGCACCCAACAGCAAGCGCCAATTTGGAGAAACTGGAGGGCCTTGGATGCACCATTTTGCATCAAGTGGATGCCAAAACCTTGAGCCACGACCCTCGCCTCGTCTCCAAATTGTTCGACAGAATAGTGTTCAATTTCCCTCATGCAGGATTCACACTTCGCGAGCACGATGCATACCAAATTGA GCTACACCAGAATGTGGTGAAGGGATTCCTAAGGAGTGCACATCACATGTTGGAAAAAGATGGAGAAATCGATATAACTCACAAGACAGCATACCCTTTCAATAAATGGGAAATAGAGAAGTTAGCAGAGGAGGTTGGGCTGTGTTTGGTTGACGAAATAGGGTTCTCACGATATCATTATCCAGGTTATGTAAACAAGAGAGGAGACGGGCATCGAAGCGATTGCACTTTCCCAGTAGGTGAATGCAGTACTTTCAGATTTGCCAAACCATGA